The following are encoded together in the Coffea arabica cultivar ET-39 chromosome 1c, Coffea Arabica ET-39 HiFi, whole genome shotgun sequence genome:
- the LOC113720161 gene encoding uncharacterized protein, producing MSNGEESCIADSKLAIEAMMSEFQYKMRLEFDSLHERMDHLENSQNRSGTSQGRSNRAENGASNDEYEEDEGHLRAVQNNNKRSDDQIKGIKLKIPSIRGKSDPKAYLEWERKIEMIFECNSYTNKQKVKLAAVEFIDYASVWWNQLHLSCRRNCERAVENWEELQGLMWKRFVPNYYHRDLHNRLQTLTQGTMFVEVYYKEMKMAMMRADVQEDLEPTMSSFLNGLRPEIVKIVQLQHYLNMIELLDKALKVEMRLKKRGNTHLNSNSQARSWHDPPSKCEDKYVEPSQPPKSRPMETKPPTKIEAEVGTRTSKLQSGDAKCFKCQGFGHIASQCSNQRTMLILLDREVVSDNKDDCEGILPLVEESDNLEEELPSEGNVGVLVVRKMHAAQALKDEDVQQDKLFYTHYHIKDKLCSLIIDGDSCTNVASLYMVEKLVLSTTKHPKRYRLQWLNKDGGEQVYWQVKVPFCIGKYEDEMVCDVVPMQASHLILCRPWQYNKAVHFDGCLNKYSFMHYNRKVTLVPLTPRQIQEDQVRLHEEYESECELRKKEKSETVCDDERKALVSSCDDPISF from the coding sequence ATGTCAAATGGAGAGGAATCATGTATTGCTGACTCTAAGCTTGCCATAGAGGCTATGATGAGTGAATTCCAATATAAGATGAGATTGGAATTTGACTCATTGCATGAACGGATGGATCATCTTGAAAATTCCCAAAACCGAAGTGGAACAAGCCAAGGAAGGAGTAATAGAGCAGAAAATGGAGCTTCTAATGATGAATATGAGGAGGATGAAGGTCATTTAAGGGCTGTCCAAAACAACAATAAGAGAAGTGATGACCAAATAAAGGGTATCAAGCTAAAAATTCCATCTATCCGAGGAAAATCCGACCCCAAGGCTTATTTGGAATGGGAGAGGAAGATTGAGATGATATTTGAATGCAATAGCTACACAAACAAACAGAAAGTAAAACTGGCAGCTGTGGAGTTCATTGACTATGCATCAGTATGGTGGAATCAACTACACCTTAGTTGTAGAAGGAATTGTGAGCGGGCTGTGGAGAATTGGGAGGAGTTGCAAGGATTGATGTGGAAGAGATTTGTGCCTAACTATTATCATCGAGACTTGCATAATAGATTACAAACTCTTACTCAAGGCACTATGTTCGTGGAAGTTTATTACAAGGAGATGAAGATGGCGATGATGAGGGCTGACGTTCAAGAAGATTTAGAACCCACAATGTCTagctttttaaatggtttgaGGCCTGAAATTGTCAAGATAGTTCAGCTCCAACACTATCTAAATATGATTGAGTTGTTGGACAAGGCGTTGAAGGTGGAAATGCGCCTCAAGAAGAGGGGTAACACTCACCTTAATTCTAACTCTCAAGCTAGGAGTTGGCATGATCCTCCATCAAAATGTGAGGACAAGTATGTGGAACCTTCTCAACCACCAAAATCAAGGCCAATGGAAACTAAACCACCAACTAAAATTGAGGCGGAGGTTGGTACACGCACTTCAAAACTACAGAGTGGGGATGCTAAATGCTTCAAGTGTCAAGGTTTTGGACACATAGCATCTCAATGTTCCAACCAAAGGACCATGCTCATCCTACTTGATAGAGAAGTTGTGTCGGATAATAAGGATGATTGTGAAGGTATACTGCCTTTAGTGGAGGAAAGTGACAACTTGGAGGAAGAATTGCCTTCTGAAGGGAACGTGGGAGTCTTGgttgtaagaaaaatgcatgctGCCCAAGCTTTAAAGGATGAAGATGTACAACAGGACAAATTATTCTACACTCACTACCACATCAAGGACAAGTTGTGTAGTCTAATAATTGATGGTgatagttgcaccaatgtagcgaGCTTGtacatggttgagaaattagtTCTTTCAACCACCAAGCACCCTAAGAGATATCGACTCCAATGGTTAAATAAAGATGGTGGTGAACAAGTTTATTGGCAAGTGAAGGTACCATTCTGCATTGGTAAGTATGAAGATGAAATGGTATGTGATGTAGTAccaatgcaagcaagtcacTTGATCTTATGTCGTCCTTGGCAATACAACAAAGCTGTCCACTTTGACGGTTGCTTGAATAAATATTCCTTCATGCATTATAATAGAAAAGTTACCCTTGTTCCCCTTACCCCTAGACAAATTCAAGAGGATCAAGTGAGATTACATGAGGAATATGAGTCAGAGTGTGAGttgaggaaaaaggaaaagagtgaGACCGTGTGTGATGATGAGAGAAAGGCATTAGTTAGTtcgtgtgacgaccccatctccttctag